One genomic region from Thermomicrobium sp. 4228-Ro encodes:
- a CDS encoding pyridoxal phosphate-dependent aminotransferase produces MVERTVVPRISVRAASIPPSPIRGLVPHAEAAKARGIRVIHLNIGQPDLPPPPGVPAALAAAATQRPTYTPSRGMTELVTAWARYYQRVGLTVEPEQVIVTGGASEALSLAVLATTDPGDRILVPEPFYAPYQGILTAAGVELVPVPSPDGYGPVSADAVRERISPRVRGILLCSPSNPTGVVYDRSQFEALAVLASEHGLSFYSDETYREIVFSGSRAPSALEIPGLESAAIVLDSVSKRFNACGLRIGALISRNPDIVAAVAQLAELRLSLPLPAQLAAVAALEAPDTYVHEVVATYRRRRDIALTALARIPGVRVIPPAGALYLVAELPVDDAERFAVWLLTDFQLDGETVMVAPLAGFYATPGFGRRAIRIALVQPEELLQRAARLLGEALARYPGRTG; encoded by the coding sequence CATCGATCCCGCCGTCTCCGATTCGTGGACTGGTTCCCCATGCCGAAGCAGCGAAAGCGCGTGGTATCCGCGTCATCCATCTCAACATCGGCCAGCCTGACCTTCCACCCCCACCCGGGGTTCCCGCTGCGCTCGCTGCCGCAGCGACGCAGCGACCGACGTATACACCTTCCCGCGGCATGACCGAGCTGGTGACCGCCTGGGCACGCTATTACCAGCGCGTCGGCCTCACCGTCGAGCCCGAGCAGGTCATCGTGACCGGAGGCGCGAGCGAAGCACTGTCTCTCGCTGTACTCGCGACGACCGATCCGGGTGATCGTATCCTCGTTCCCGAGCCGTTCTATGCGCCCTATCAGGGCATCCTTACCGCGGCAGGCGTCGAACTCGTTCCCGTCCCCTCACCGGATGGATATGGGCCGGTATCAGCGGACGCAGTACGCGAACGGATCTCCCCGCGCGTCCGTGGGATTCTTCTCTGTAGCCCGTCCAATCCAACCGGAGTCGTCTACGATCGTTCACAGTTCGAAGCCCTCGCCGTGCTCGCGAGCGAGCACGGCCTTTCCTTTTACAGCGACGAGACTTACCGCGAGATCGTCTTCAGCGGCAGCCGCGCACCCAGCGCACTCGAGATCCCAGGGCTCGAGAGTGCAGCGATCGTTCTCGACAGTGTCTCCAAGCGCTTCAACGCCTGTGGCCTTCGTATCGGTGCTCTCATCAGTCGGAATCCGGACATCGTCGCCGCCGTCGCGCAGCTCGCTGAGTTACGTCTGTCGCTCCCGCTCCCTGCCCAACTCGCCGCAGTCGCCGCGCTGGAGGCACCTGACACCTACGTGCATGAGGTCGTCGCAACCTATCGGCGTCGCCGGGACATCGCACTCACTGCACTCGCCCGCATTCCCGGCGTGCGCGTCATTCCACCGGCCGGCGCACTCTATCTCGTCGCGGAACTTCCCGTGGACGACGCCGAGCGTTTCGCCGTCTGGCTCCTCACCGACTTCCAGCTCGACGGCGAGACCGTCATGGTCGCACCGCTCGCCGGGTTCTACGCGACCCCCGGCTTCGGCCGCCGAGCGATTCGTATCGCCCTGGTTCAGCCCGAAGAACTCCTCCAGCGCGCTGCTCGACTCCTCGGCGAAGCACTGGCACGCTACCCCGGCCGAACCGGCTGA
- a CDS encoding DUF4388 domain-containing protein yields MREPGEENRPYDLEGWLGAFTLSDLLQMLAYTHKTGTLTLIQGWNTRTITFERGRITYVAAGSRLPTLSELLVRAGALRAEEVEQLAAEEPDEERLLERLLTEGRIALDDLERCREQQLEVAIYTLFLWRNCRFTFRAGECRYEDGIPISVDSMQVILEGTRRVDEWIQFSPVIPSVSVIFRKRGPLQPVPAELVGIYQLVDGHRDVATLAREAGLTQFETARALFRLYQMGLVEAIPPNRAKIIELFTLAVESIYLKLVLYDYPRIALEFEQQLNQFARQHGLRVRMAAGRVIKTDRETRLSSTELIDLYKLFIAIQNNKFQKLFEPTIARGLMEGLYRHADPEMQQMLRMYEFYEIEGLFPRRREYRATRSQA; encoded by the coding sequence ATGCGCGAGCCGGGTGAGGAGAACCGGCCCTACGATCTCGAAGGGTGGTTGGGAGCATTCACGCTCTCCGATCTCCTGCAGATGCTCGCCTATACCCACAAGACGGGAACCCTCACGCTGATCCAAGGGTGGAATACGCGAACGATCACGTTCGAGCGCGGGCGGATTACGTATGTGGCGGCTGGCTCGCGCTTGCCGACGTTGAGCGAGCTGCTCGTGCGCGCCGGTGCGCTCCGTGCCGAGGAAGTCGAGCAGCTGGCTGCCGAGGAACCGGACGAGGAGCGGCTTTTGGAGCGCTTGCTGACGGAAGGGCGGATCGCACTCGACGATCTCGAGCGTTGCCGCGAACAGCAACTGGAAGTGGCGATCTACACGCTGTTTCTCTGGCGCAACTGTCGATTCACGTTTCGGGCCGGGGAATGTCGCTACGAGGACGGGATTCCGATCAGTGTCGACAGCATGCAGGTGATCCTCGAAGGAACACGCCGGGTCGACGAGTGGATTCAGTTCAGTCCGGTCATCCCGTCGGTGTCCGTGATCTTCCGCAAGCGGGGCCCGCTCCAGCCAGTTCCGGCGGAGCTCGTCGGGATCTACCAGCTCGTCGATGGACACCGTGACGTAGCGACGCTGGCTCGGGAGGCGGGTTTGACCCAGTTCGAGACGGCTCGGGCGCTGTTCCGCTTGTACCAGATGGGGCTGGTCGAGGCGATCCCGCCGAACCGGGCGAAGATCATCGAACTGTTCACCTTGGCGGTCGAGTCGATCTATCTCAAGCTGGTGCTGTACGACTATCCGCGGATCGCGCTGGAGTTCGAGCAGCAGTTGAATCAGTTCGCCCGGCAACATGGCCTGCGGGTACGCATGGCAGCAGGAAGGGTGATCAAGACCGATCGGGAGACGCGCCTCAGTTCGACCGAGCTGATCGATCTCTACAAGCTCTTCATCGCGATCCAGAACAACAAGTTCCAGAAGCTATTCGAACCGACGATCGCTCGTGGGTTGATGGAAGGTCTCTACCGGCACGCTGATCCGGAAATGCAGCAAATGCTCCGCATGTACGAGTTCTATGAGATCGAGGGCCTGTTCCCGCGGCGACGGGAGTATCGGGCGACGCGTTCGCAGGCCTGA
- a CDS encoding GDSL-type esterase/lipase family protein has translation MTGRRVLVLVTLLLLTASAVTTARLAAAPPAVCLAAGDSLAAGIGSTLPRERSAAALLCRWSEAFFGDRAEFVNVARPGERATTFRSDGQLQALRDAVGRARRAGQPIRFVLLSLGGNDLLALREASEEDRDRLFAQFADALGAALVETRAAIGDATPLLVLTLYDPTEGDPTAERSDSWWIARFNDEIRRRAEAVSGTVIDLAGAFAGHSSDWTWWPVDIHPTNAGYEAIARFAWQALGWDRQGPRVTIERPADGSGLDRRYQTVRAAVEDPGGVEQVTLWVDGREIGTLDPLPSSGEWITLWETPWPSSGPPITLEVRARDRAGNESVATVQMLRGA, from the coding sequence ATGACCGGACGACGTGTGCTTGTCCTGGTGACACTGTTGCTGCTAACCGCATCGGCGGTGACCACGGCGCGGCTGGCTGCAGCACCACCGGCGGTCTGTCTCGCAGCAGGCGATTCGCTGGCTGCTGGTATCGGAAGCACACTGCCGAGGGAACGGAGTGCCGCAGCGCTCTTGTGTCGCTGGTCGGAGGCGTTCTTCGGTGATCGGGCGGAGTTCGTGAACGTGGCTCGACCGGGGGAGCGCGCGACGACGTTTCGCAGCGACGGTCAGCTGCAGGCACTACGCGACGCTGTCGGTCGGGCACGCCGCGCCGGGCAGCCGATCCGTTTCGTCTTGCTGAGCCTCGGCGGCAACGATCTCCTGGCTCTACGGGAAGCGAGCGAGGAGGATCGGGACCGGCTGTTCGCGCAGTTCGCCGATGCACTCGGTGCAGCGCTGGTCGAGACGCGCGCAGCGATCGGTGACGCGACCCCGCTGCTCGTTCTCACGCTCTACGATCCGACAGAAGGTGACCCAACGGCTGAGCGGAGCGACAGCTGGTGGATCGCGCGGTTCAACGATGAGATCCGGCGCCGAGCGGAGGCGGTGAGCGGGACCGTTATCGATCTCGCTGGCGCGTTCGCGGGTCACAGCAGCGACTGGACGTGGTGGCCGGTCGATATCCATCCGACGAACGCTGGTTACGAGGCGATCGCGCGTTTTGCCTGGCAGGCATTGGGTTGGGATCGTCAGGGGCCGCGGGTGACGATCGAACGGCCTGCTGACGGGAGCGGGCTGGACCGGCGCTATCAGACGGTTCGGGCTGCAGTAGAGGATCCGGGTGGCGTCGAGCAGGTCACGCTGTGGGTCGACGGGCGTGAGATCGGTACGCTCGATCCATTGCCGTCCAGCGGCGAGTGGATCACACTGTGGGAGACACCGTGGCCGAGTAGCGGCCCGCCGATCACGCTCGAGGTACGGGCACGCGATCGAGCAGGCAACGAGAGCGTGGCGACGGTGCAAATGCTCCGGGGAGCGTGA
- a CDS encoding NUDIX domain-containing protein — MERLWAPWRLRYVEGSVRHRGCIFCEKPETGDDVEELILLRGDRAYLIMNLFPYNTGHVMAVPFQHAADLAELDRDTTAELFELVTWLTVAQRRVLRCDGFNIGLNLGAVAGAGISDHLHVHIVPRWQGDANFMPILANTMVIPELIPVTYAKLRAELEISAFGRGDDGSLPQAGAIVWLPEEGKVAVRRARDGSIVLPKGHIEPGEAAYRAALREVAEEMGLRGEVIGWGGVLEFVAEGKARRVVYLLVQAQPGPDFARHAGHDTLLLDPSEAVAALTHEDARSLAAEALRRIGIPVMTRP, encoded by the coding sequence ATGGAACGACTCTGGGCTCCCTGGCGGTTGCGGTACGTCGAAGGTTCGGTCCGGCATCGCGGGTGCATCTTCTGCGAGAAGCCGGAGACCGGAGACGATGTCGAAGAATTGATCCTCCTGCGCGGCGACCGCGCGTACCTCATCATGAACTTGTTTCCCTACAACACCGGTCACGTCATGGCCGTGCCGTTCCAGCACGCGGCGGACCTCGCCGAGCTGGACCGCGACACGACGGCGGAACTCTTCGAGCTGGTCACCTGGTTGACGGTGGCGCAGCGACGGGTGTTGCGGTGCGACGGGTTCAACATCGGGCTCAACCTGGGGGCGGTCGCCGGGGCAGGGATCAGTGACCACCTGCATGTCCACATTGTCCCACGGTGGCAAGGCGACGCCAACTTCATGCCGATCCTGGCGAATACGATGGTGATACCCGAGCTGATTCCGGTGACGTATGCGAAGTTGCGGGCCGAACTCGAGATTTCCGCGTTCGGGCGGGGGGACGACGGATCTCTTCCCCAGGCGGGGGCGATCGTTTGGCTTCCGGAGGAGGGGAAAGTCGCTGTCCGTCGGGCGCGGGATGGCTCGATCGTGCTGCCCAAGGGGCATATCGAGCCGGGTGAGGCAGCCTATCGGGCTGCGCTGCGCGAAGTTGCTGAGGAGATGGGGCTGCGTGGCGAAGTGATCGGGTGGGGAGGAGTGCTCGAGTTCGTGGCCGAGGGGAAGGCCCGGCGCGTCGTCTATCTCTTGGTGCAAGCGCAACCGGGGCCGGATTTCGCCCGTCATGCTGGCCACGATACGTTGCTGCTGGACCCTTCCGAGGCGGTGGCGGCGCTTACTCACGAGGACGCGCGGTCACTGGCCGCTGAGGCACTGCGCCGGATCGGGATCCCAGTGATGACACGTCCATGA
- a CDS encoding undecaprenyl-phosphate glucose phosphotransferase: MRDDAVATHGEGEAGLAVRTHDIMTPRRRRSRRRSWIPRVAQVTFDGLLLVLAFWLAYQLRYHWEIGGDVPDLFVQPFSAFVGRTALFVSVTLLILGLRGLYRLPRWTSFIDEVSMIASGVTTGMALVILYSFLSRFSPSRLIFIYAWILAIALLTTQRLVGRWIRAWLWAHERGVDRVIVIGSGPAARRIMQYLYNHPRLGYRVLGYVDVELPAAPLVLGTERGVVQPPYLGTLDQAVSLFQSVQVDEVIVALPPNHHDRILEIVEQCRELDVAFSLVPDLFELALDRVQISEVAGLPLIGIKESRLQGWNWWIKRAMDIVISASVLIVAAPLMLLIAIAIKLDSPGPVLFRQVRIGKGGKPFVLYKFRSMVDGADKQQEALRRATGRSPLLFKLRDDPRVTRVGRILRRTSLDELPQFWNVLKGEMSVVGPRPPVPEEVAEYQDWHLQRLLVTPGLTGLWQVNGRSDLTFDEMVRLDLYYVENWSPWLDLKVMLRTVPVVLTGRGAY, translated from the coding sequence ATGCGTGACGACGCAGTGGCAACGCACGGCGAAGGGGAAGCAGGATTGGCGGTTCGCACCCATGACATCATGACGCCGAGGCGACGCCGCTCCCGGCGCCGCAGCTGGATCCCCCGTGTCGCGCAGGTCACGTTCGATGGCCTGCTGCTCGTCCTGGCCTTCTGGCTGGCCTATCAGCTTCGCTACCACTGGGAGATCGGTGGCGACGTCCCCGATCTCTTCGTGCAGCCCTTCAGTGCCTTCGTTGGCCGTACGGCCCTCTTCGTCTCCGTCACGCTCCTCATTCTGGGTCTCCGCGGACTCTATCGTTTGCCACGCTGGACGAGCTTCATCGACGAGGTATCGATGATCGCCAGTGGGGTGACCACTGGCATGGCACTCGTTATCCTGTATAGCTTCCTGTCTCGCTTTTCGCCATCGCGTTTGATTTTCATCTACGCCTGGATCCTCGCCATTGCGCTCCTCACGACCCAACGCCTGGTCGGCCGGTGGATCCGTGCCTGGCTGTGGGCCCACGAGCGTGGTGTCGACCGCGTGATCGTCATCGGGTCCGGTCCCGCAGCACGTCGCATCATGCAGTACCTGTACAACCACCCACGACTCGGCTACCGCGTGCTCGGGTATGTCGACGTCGAACTACCGGCTGCCCCCCTCGTTCTGGGAACCGAGCGTGGCGTCGTGCAACCACCGTATCTCGGTACGCTCGACCAAGCTGTTTCTCTTTTCCAGTCGGTGCAAGTCGATGAGGTGATCGTCGCCCTCCCGCCCAATCATCACGATCGCATCCTCGAGATCGTCGAGCAGTGTCGCGAGCTCGACGTCGCCTTCTCGCTCGTGCCGGACCTCTTCGAACTCGCGCTCGACCGTGTCCAGATCAGCGAAGTCGCGGGCCTTCCGCTCATCGGCATCAAGGAAAGCCGTCTCCAGGGGTGGAATTGGTGGATCAAACGGGCCATGGATATCGTGATCTCAGCGAGCGTTCTCATTGTGGCCGCACCGCTCATGCTGCTCATCGCGATCGCGATCAAACTCGACTCGCCCGGGCCGGTACTGTTCCGCCAGGTGCGTATCGGCAAGGGCGGCAAGCCGTTCGTCCTCTACAAGTTCCGCTCGATGGTCGATGGGGCCGACAAGCAGCAGGAGGCCCTCCGTCGGGCGACCGGGCGGAGCCCGCTCCTCTTCAAGCTCCGCGACGATCCACGCGTCACCCGAGTCGGACGCATCCTCCGTCGCACCAGTCTGGACGAACTTCCTCAGTTCTGGAACGTGCTCAAGGGCGAGATGAGCGTCGTCGGACCACGTCCTCCGGTACCGGAGGAAGTCGCTGAGTACCAGGACTGGCACCTCCAGCGCCTCTTGGTCACGCCTGGCCTCACGGGACTCTGGCAAGTCAACGGACGAAGCGACCTCACCTTCGACGAGATGGTCAGGCTCGACCTCTACTACGTCGAGAACTGGTCCCCCTGGCTCGACCTCAAAGTGATGTTGCGGACCGTCCCGGTCGTCCTCACCGGGCGCGGTGCCTACTGA
- a CDS encoding glycosyltransferase: MRAAIVHDYLNQYGGAERVLEVLHELFPDAPVYTSIYAPERLPASYRSWDIRTSWLQRLPAIHRKHRLYLPLYPFAFSRLRLAGYQLIVSSSSAFAKSVPVPPGAVHVCYCHSPMRFAWDFESYAAREELPAPVRSLLTPFMAWLRRWDRTTAQRIQTIVANSRTVAERIRQYWGRDATVIHPPVDVDRARPAPPSEIGDFFLVVSRLVHYKRLDLVIEACNQLHLPLKIVGDGRARAALERLAGPTVQFLGAISDEEKFWLYARCRAAIFPAEDDFGIAQVEVQAAGRPAIALARGGARETVIDGVTGILFPEQSVDALVAALRRFEHLHLDSETIRRHAQRFRPERFKAEFTDVVRATLAVRTSPHRRREALVPWN; this comes from the coding sequence GTGCGCGCCGCGATCGTGCACGACTACCTCAACCAGTACGGCGGGGCTGAACGGGTTCTCGAGGTGCTGCACGAACTCTTCCCCGATGCACCGGTCTACACCTCGATCTATGCGCCGGAGCGCCTGCCTGCCTCCTACCGCTCGTGGGATATCCGCACCAGCTGGCTGCAGCGACTCCCAGCCATCCACCGCAAGCACCGGCTGTACCTCCCGCTCTATCCGTTCGCCTTTTCCCGGTTGCGGCTCGCTGGCTACCAGCTCATCGTCAGTTCCTCGAGCGCCTTCGCCAAGAGTGTCCCCGTCCCACCCGGCGCCGTCCACGTCTGCTACTGCCACAGCCCGATGCGTTTCGCCTGGGACTTCGAGAGCTACGCCGCCCGCGAGGAACTACCCGCTCCAGTGCGTTCGCTCCTGACACCCTTCATGGCCTGGCTCCGCCGCTGGGACCGCACCACGGCCCAGCGCATCCAGACCATCGTGGCCAACTCCCGCACCGTCGCGGAGCGTATCCGCCAGTACTGGGGGCGGGACGCGACGGTGATCCATCCTCCGGTCGACGTGGACCGGGCTCGTCCGGCGCCACCGAGCGAAATCGGCGACTTTTTCCTCGTCGTCTCCCGGCTGGTCCACTACAAGCGCCTCGATCTCGTCATCGAAGCCTGCAACCAGCTCCACCTGCCGCTCAAGATAGTCGGCGACGGCCGCGCCCGCGCTGCACTCGAGCGGTTAGCCGGCCCGACCGTCCAGTTTCTCGGTGCGATATCGGACGAAGAGAAGTTCTGGCTCTACGCACGCTGCCGCGCTGCCATCTTTCCCGCTGAGGACGATTTCGGCATCGCGCAAGTGGAGGTGCAAGCAGCCGGTCGCCCGGCCATCGCCCTCGCGCGCGGCGGCGCCCGCGAGACGGTGATCGACGGCGTGACGGGGATTCTGTTTCCCGAACAGAGTGTCGACGCCCTCGTCGCTGCGCTGCGCCGCTTCGAGCACCTCCACCTCGACAGCGAGACGATTCGCCGGCACGCCCAGCGCTTTCGCCCCGAGCGCTTCAAGGCCGAGTTCACCGACGTCGTTCGCGCAACCCTTGCAGTACGGACCTCGCCGCACCGGCGAAGGGAGGCGCTTGTCCCGTGGAATTGA
- a CDS encoding YveK family protein, whose product MELKAYLAILWRRRVIVAVVPAVALLAIVVQALQYQPRWTASATVIVTRLPQETPPDQYRYDEYYLYLTNEYTVDDFTEVVRGNVFATDVARRAEALLGSPVEPGEVQGGISVTRRNRAVLLSITARDPQRAVALATAAVDALRERGTQYFGFTDPQRQVIVQVIEQPNSAVPDTMRTRLLWAIQLVVALAAGLFLAFLADYFADALYTPEEVQHALRIPVLVTIPTASERRSRAS is encoded by the coding sequence GTGGAATTGAAAGCCTATCTCGCGATCCTGTGGCGTCGTCGCGTGATCGTCGCCGTCGTGCCAGCGGTCGCCCTGCTCGCGATCGTCGTCCAGGCTCTGCAGTATCAGCCACGCTGGACGGCCAGCGCGACCGTCATCGTCACGCGTCTGCCTCAGGAGACGCCACCCGACCAATACCGGTACGACGAGTACTATCTCTACCTGACGAACGAATACACGGTCGATGACTTCACCGAAGTCGTTCGTGGCAATGTCTTCGCCACCGACGTGGCGCGTCGAGCGGAAGCACTGCTCGGCAGCCCTGTCGAGCCGGGCGAGGTGCAGGGTGGGATCAGCGTCACTCGGCGCAATCGCGCTGTCCTTCTGTCCATCACGGCGCGTGATCCCCAGCGTGCGGTCGCGCTCGCGACGGCAGCCGTCGATGCCCTGCGCGAACGTGGGACCCAGTACTTCGGTTTTACCGATCCGCAGCGTCAAGTCATCGTCCAGGTTATCGAGCAGCCGAACAGCGCGGTTCCCGATACGATGCGGACGCGTCTTCTTTGGGCCATTCAGTTGGTCGTCGCTCTCGCTGCCGGCCTGTTCCTCGCGTTCCTCGCTGACTACTTCGCCGATGCGCTCTACACTCCCGAGGAAGTCCAGCATGCACTCCGTATCCCTGTCCTCGTCACGATCCCGACAGCATCGGAGAGGAGGTCTCGTGCGTCCTGA
- a CDS encoding polysaccharide biosynthesis tyrosine autokinase, which produces MRPEEYLAIVLRRWWIVLLAAVVAAGAAFVYSSQQPPLYQVSVRLMAIAEPPDYWLDLYAKNRLASYQDLIRNADFVADALQRAGLDDDPSRVLGSLELGRNQDSNIVQLVVVDTDPQRAARVANALADAFVAQAAAENQRILRQFRDPFGQRIQGTVTVVKLDSPSPPTTPVSPRTRLNTAAGAVLGFAVGLLTTFVIEYFEDVLRSTHDISRALRIPIIGEIPYPRRRRSRTSTEGDTMRLVVVEEPLSAAAEAYRTLRAQLAQQSTSDHPVRLLLVCGIGRNAIDSAHVAANLAAAFAVAGERVILVEANLRQPLLHELASNAHSPGFVDWLDGSPTDSSPLLATTVPGLQLVPPGTLPAGTNPADLFGRAATRERLRHLAGLADRTIVHAAPLPAFGDALSLASLTDGVLLVIRSGVTPRSAAQQAKAQLERVGAPLLGITLLTQ; this is translated from the coding sequence GTGCGTCCTGAGGAATACCTGGCGATCGTCCTGCGCCGTTGGTGGATCGTTCTCCTGGCTGCCGTCGTCGCTGCTGGCGCTGCCTTCGTTTACAGCAGCCAGCAGCCACCCCTCTACCAGGTCAGCGTCCGCCTCATGGCCATCGCGGAGCCACCCGATTACTGGCTCGATCTCTACGCCAAGAACCGCCTGGCTTCCTATCAGGATCTGATTCGGAATGCCGACTTCGTCGCCGACGCCCTCCAGCGAGCGGGACTCGACGACGATCCCAGCCGCGTCCTCGGCAGCCTCGAGCTGGGCCGCAACCAGGACAGCAACATCGTCCAGCTCGTCGTCGTGGATACCGATCCCCAGCGCGCCGCCCGCGTCGCCAACGCTCTCGCCGACGCCTTCGTCGCGCAAGCGGCCGCAGAGAACCAGCGTATTCTCCGGCAATTTCGTGACCCGTTCGGCCAGCGTATCCAGGGTACGGTTACGGTCGTCAAACTCGATAGCCCGTCACCCCCCACGACACCGGTCAGTCCGCGCACACGCCTGAACACAGCCGCCGGCGCGGTACTCGGCTTCGCTGTCGGCCTTCTCACGACGTTCGTGATCGAATATTTCGAAGACGTCCTGCGCTCGACCCACGATATCAGCCGCGCGCTCCGGATACCGATCATCGGTGAAATCCCGTACCCTCGGCGACGCCGGTCTCGGACCAGTACGGAGGGAGACACGATGAGGTTGGTCGTAGTCGAGGAACCGCTTTCGGCCGCCGCGGAGGCGTATCGGACACTGCGTGCACAGCTCGCGCAACAGTCGACCTCCGACCATCCTGTCCGCCTTCTCCTCGTGTGCGGTATCGGCCGGAATGCGATCGATTCCGCCCACGTTGCCGCCAACCTGGCTGCTGCCTTTGCCGTTGCTGGCGAACGCGTCATCCTCGTCGAAGCGAACCTCCGCCAGCCGCTTCTCCACGAACTCGCATCCAACGCGCACTCGCCCGGCTTCGTCGACTGGCTCGACGGTTCCCCGACCGATTCATCCCCGCTCCTCGCGACAACCGTGCCCGGTCTTCAGCTCGTTCCGCCTGGCACGCTCCCAGCCGGCACCAACCCCGCCGACCTCTTCGGGCGCGCAGCCACCAGAGAACGCTTGCGGCACCTCGCCGGACTCGCCGACCGGACTATCGTGCATGCCGCACCGCTACCGGCCTTCGGCGATGCCCTCAGCCTGGCCTCGCTCACCGACGGCGTGCTGCTCGTCATCCGGAGCGGTGTGACACCGCGTTCGGCCGCTCAGCAAGCAAAAGCACAGCTCGAGCGCGTCGGTGCGCCCCTTCTCGGCATCACGCTCCTCACCCAGTGA
- a CDS encoding DUF4388 domain-containing protein — MPIYGDLSDLPLHLLLQALMRAGQTGSLTLRTRLEEITLLFDRGRIAAVVSSDVQLRLGQMLLQLGEITEEQLEQALALQAVSATHRRLGELLVELGFVTHQQIKRALANQFEEVLVRVITAPDATFAFVPEPAAALTDETVLDDAPATKLILNAIRRADELTAPIQLATVVPDPSVLDQLVLEEREVLLALLEGNRTLRQVVQATGLAPEVVREVLERLRAWALVR; from the coding sequence ATGCCGATCTACGGTGATCTGAGCGATCTCCCGCTCCATCTCCTGCTTCAGGCGCTCATGCGTGCCGGACAGACCGGCAGCTTGACGTTACGCACCCGACTGGAAGAGATCACGCTCCTGTTCGACCGTGGTCGCATCGCGGCGGTCGTCAGCAGCGATGTCCAGTTGCGACTCGGTCAGATGCTCCTACAACTTGGTGAGATAACGGAAGAGCAGTTGGAGCAAGCCCTCGCCTTGCAAGCGGTCAGCGCGACTCATCGGCGACTCGGGGAGCTGCTCGTCGAGCTGGGGTTCGTGACGCACCAGCAGATCAAGCGCGCGCTGGCCAATCAGTTCGAAGAGGTGCTGGTGCGTGTCATCACCGCTCCCGACGCCACCTTCGCCTTCGTTCCTGAACCGGCAGCGGCACTGACCGACGAAACGGTTCTCGACGACGCGCCAGCGACGAAACTGATCCTGAACGCGATCCGGCGCGCCGACGAGCTGACCGCGCCGATCCAACTGGCGACTGTCGTGCCGGACCCGAGTGTCCTCGATCAGCTGGTATTGGAGGAACGCGAAGTCTTGCTGGCGCTTCTCGAAGGGAATCGAACCCTCCGCCAGGTGGTGCAGGCGACCGGACTCGCGCCGGAGGTCGTTCGCGAGGTGCTCGAACGGCTCCGGGCGTGGGCGCTCGTCCGGTAA
- a CDS encoding enoyl-CoA hydratase, translating to MTATGLGTYQYILTEVQDGIAVVTMNRPEKRNALSVAHMEELTDAFRRIGEDREIAVAILRGAGAVFCAGHDLNELAQCDARAARQIFQVCTTLMQTIRSIPQPVIAQVHGVATAAGFQLAATCDLIVAAAGTRFQTPGVKIGLFCSTPMVAVSRVLPPKKTFELLVTGEPMTAEEAAQLGMVNRVVPLEELETATWELAEKIRAASRYVVGIGKQAFYRQLELPEHLAYAYAMEVMALNALAEDAREGICAFLEKRQPEWRHA from the coding sequence ATGACGGCGACCGGGCTCGGGACATACCAGTACATCCTGACCGAGGTGCAGGACGGGATCGCGGTCGTCACGATGAACCGTCCGGAGAAGCGGAACGCACTCTCGGTCGCTCACATGGAGGAGTTGACCGATGCCTTCCGGCGGATCGGCGAGGATCGGGAGATTGCCGTGGCCATCCTGCGGGGTGCTGGGGCAGTCTTCTGCGCTGGGCATGATTTGAACGAGCTGGCCCAGTGCGACGCACGCGCCGCACGGCAGATCTTCCAGGTCTGTACGACACTCATGCAGACGATCCGGTCGATCCCGCAACCGGTGATCGCGCAGGTACACGGTGTGGCGACGGCAGCCGGTTTTCAGCTGGCGGCGACGTGCGATCTCATCGTGGCGGCAGCTGGAACCCGATTCCAGACGCCGGGTGTGAAGATCGGGCTTTTCTGCTCGACCCCGATGGTGGCGGTGAGTCGGGTGCTTCCGCCGAAGAAGACGTTCGAGCTGCTGGTCACTGGTGAGCCGATGACGGCCGAGGAGGCGGCGCAGCTCGGGATGGTCAACCGGGTGGTGCCGCTTGAGGAACTCGAGACGGCGACCTGGGAGCTGGCCGAGAAGATCCGCGCAGCGAGCCGATACGTGGTCGGGATCGGCAAGCAGGCGTTCTACCGGCAACTCGAGCTACCGGAGCATCTCGCCTACGCGTACGCGATGGAAGTGATGGCGCTCAACGCGCTGGCTGAGGATGCGCGGGAGGGGATCTGCGCCTTCCTGGAAAAACGGCAGCCGGAATGGCGCCACGCCTGA